Below is a window of Hydrogenispora ethanolica DNA.
TGAATAGTATGGGGACAAGGTGCGCAAATGCTATCGTATGAACTTGTCTTGGCCTATAGCAATTGAACGCTTGGAATAGAAAAACATCCCCATTTTCCCGCCGCATAAACTGCTTCGGTAACCCGGTCAATCCGGACGGGACGCCGTCCGGCTTCCGAAAAGCGATCCGGTCTCCCGGCGTCTCCGTCCTGTTTCCCCGTGGCCTGGGGAAGCAGGAATGGGGACGATCCCTTACATGCCGAAAGCTCTTTACAGCCTCACACCCCGGGGAAACTTCCCGGGATTGATCCCTTTAAACCCCTGAGTCTTGGGAATACTTTCCCAAGGCTAGGTCCGCCCTCTCGGAGCACGGGGGAAGTTTCACGGCGCTAATGCCTTAGACGCCGTAATCTCCAAAAGTTTATGAAAGATTTGGGGTAAAATTTTTTAAAGAAGGCTTGAAAAGTTCCATAGGACAATATATTATATTGTTATGACCAATTGAAATGTGGTGGAAACGACTTTGTTGGATGAAAAAGCGCCGGTTGCTCTATATTACCAGTTAAAAGAAATTTTAGTGGATAAAATTAAAAGTAATGAGTGGCAGATTGACAGTAAGATACCCACGGAACGGGAACTGTGCGATCTGTATAAAGTCAGTCGGATTACAGTTCGGCAAGCCTTGGAAGAGCTGGAGAACGAAGGGCTTCTATATCGAAAACAAGGCAAGGGTACTTTTGTAACGGCTCCCAAGATTGAACAGCGACTGTCCAAATTTTACAGTTTCAGTGAAGAAATTCGCAACATGGGCTATACTCCAAGCACCAAAGTGATCGAGTTCAAAAAACTGGCCATTGATGAAAGCATTGCCAAACATTTCACGGAAAAAGAAAGTGAAGTTTATTATATTCGGCGGCTCCGGCTGGCCAATAACGAACCATTTGCCATTGAAACCTCCTATATTCCTTTTGACTTATGTCCCGGTTTGACGATGGAAGAGGTCTCTGGCAAGGGCTTGTATAATACGATGAAAACCAAGTATGGCATAATTCCCAATGAAGCGGTTGAGACTTTTGAAGCGGTAATTATCAACCCCAACGATGCCCTGCATCTTCGGGTCGGTAAAAACTCTCCCGGACTTTTATTGGAAAGAACCACGTATGCCAATCAAAGAATGGTAGAGTTTTGCCACGGGGTTATCCGGGGCGATCGTTATAAATATCGGGTGGTATTGAAATAAACGGGTCAATAAACGGAAACGAGGTGATAAAAATTTGGAAATAATGGTTATAACAATATAATGAATTGATCATTAAAGAATAAATAGGAAAGCGAGATAAATTCATGGACCATACCTATATGGAGATAAAATCCCAATTTGCAGCATTACGAAAGACTTT
It encodes the following:
- a CDS encoding GntR family transcriptional regulator; protein product: MDEKAPVALYYQLKEILVDKIKSNEWQIDSKIPTERELCDLYKVSRITVRQALEELENEGLLYRKQGKGTFVTAPKIEQRLSKFYSFSEEIRNMGYTPSTKVIEFKKLAIDESIAKHFTEKESEVYYIRRLRLANNEPFAIETSYIPFDLCPGLTMEEVSGKGLYNTMKTKYGIIPNEAVETFEAVIINPNDALHLRVGKNSPGLLLERTTYANQRMVEFCHGVIRGDRYKYRVVLK